A window of the Helianthus annuus cultivar XRQ/B chromosome 4, HanXRQr2.0-SUNRISE, whole genome shotgun sequence genome harbors these coding sequences:
- the LOC118491293 gene encoding probable E3 ubiquitin-protein ligase ARI3 has protein sequence MADLFPIDNEEIFPISDDKYAEQLQLEEALIFSSASLSSPNQNISAVSCSSSSKQPLMTSSKSPCSLICDICMDTKTASEMFENTSSVCGHLFCSDCISQHVAVKIKENVTKVKCPDPKCKGVIGPEACRSIVPKEVLERWESILCESVIMESQKFYCPFKDCSAMLVDDGGVAVTQSECPNCNRLFCAQCKVAWHCGISCVEFQSLNKGERNPDDILLMKLAKGKNWMKCPKCKHFVEKVDGCNFIACRCGLGFCYQCGQPCDHDAIGRGSHRCG, from the exons ATGGCTGATCTATTTCCCATTGACAATGAAGAAATCTTTCCTATTTCCGATGATAAATATGCCGAACAACTACAACTTGAAGAGGCACTGATATTTAGCTCTGCGTCTCTATCTTCACCAAATCAAAACATATCAGCAGTCTCATGTTCATCATCATCTAAGCAGCCATTGATGACATCGAGTAAATCGCCGTGTAGCTTGATCTGTGACATTTGTATGGATACAAAGACCGCATCTGAGATGTTTGAAAACACCAGCAGCGTCTGTGGTCATCTCTTTTGCTCAGACTGCATCAGTCAGCACGTAGCGGTTAAAATCAAGGAGAACGTAACAAAGGTTAAGTGTCCAGACCCCAAATGCAAAGGGGTGATAGGGCCTGAAGCATGCAGATCCATTGTTCCAAAGGAAGTGTTGGAAAGATGGGAGAGCATTCTGTGCGAGTCTGTCATCATGGAGTCTCAGAAGTTCTACTGCCCCTTTAAGGACTGTTCTGCAATGCTGGTGGATGATGGCGGGGTCGCTGTCACGCAATCAGAATGCCCGAATTGCAACCGCCTCTTTTGCGCACAGTGTAAGGTTGCATGGCATTGTGGGATTAGTTGCGTTGAGTTTCAGAGCTTGAACAAGGGCGAGAGAAATCCAGATGATATCTTGTTAATGAAGCTTGCAAAGGGGAAAAATTGGATGAAGTGCCCAAAATgcaagcattttgtggaaaaaGTTGATGGTTGTAACTTCATTGCTTGCAG GTGTGGGCTTGGTTTTTGTTATCAGTGTGGACAGCCTTGTGATCATGATGCAATAGGAAGAGGAAGTCACAGGTGTGGCTAA